The Mycolicibacterium flavescens genome has a segment encoding these proteins:
- the caiD_9 gene encoding enoyl-CoA hydratase/carnithine racemase, with amino-acid sequence MIELTQEQSGIESAVGSDGVCRITIDRADAANSLSPLAREALTEAFEKADDDPSVRSVLLRATGDRHFCSGAGLGPQSARPTEEKKPGDVALMLQKGYQRLISAVLDCDKPVVAAVKGVAAGAGASLMLACDLVVMSTEARLVEAFVHRGILPDSGAIHLLTRIVGLRKATELLMLGEPVDAATCERLTLVNRVVAPEETDAVAEELARRLAAGPTVMLALTKRLLSVSSESGRDRAFEQEAWAQEVVSWTADLQEGLRSFAERRPPNFQGR; translated from the coding sequence GTGATCGAGTTGACTCAAGAGCAGTCGGGCATCGAGAGCGCGGTTGGATCCGATGGTGTCTGCCGGATCACCATCGACCGCGCAGATGCTGCGAACTCGTTGTCCCCGTTGGCACGTGAAGCCCTCACGGAAGCATTCGAGAAGGCCGATGATGATCCTTCGGTGCGAAGCGTGTTGTTGCGAGCGACGGGGGATCGGCACTTCTGCTCGGGTGCGGGTTTGGGCCCGCAATCGGCGCGACCCACCGAGGAGAAGAAGCCCGGAGACGTCGCTCTGATGCTGCAGAAGGGCTATCAGCGACTGATCTCCGCGGTGCTCGATTGTGACAAGCCGGTGGTCGCCGCGGTCAAGGGTGTGGCGGCGGGTGCCGGCGCGAGCCTGATGCTCGCCTGCGATCTGGTCGTCATGTCCACCGAGGCGCGCCTGGTGGAGGCATTCGTGCATCGCGGAATCCTGCCGGACTCGGGCGCGATACATCTGCTGACCAGGATCGTCGGACTGCGCAAGGCCACCGAACTCCTGATGCTCGGAGAACCCGTCGACGCCGCGACCTGCGAGCGACTCACCTTGGTCAACCGTGTCGTGGCACCCGAGGAGACCGATGCGGTCGCCGAGGAACTGGCCCGCCGCCTGGCCGCGGGCCCCACCGTCATGCTGGCACTGACCAAGCGCCTGCTGTCGGTGTCGTCGGAATCGGGGCGGGACCGGGCCTTTGAGCAGGAGGCCTGGGCGCAGGAGGTGGTGTCGTGGACGGCCGACCTGCAGGAGGGCCTGCGGTCGTTCGCAGAGCGCCGCCCGCCGAACTTTCAGGGCCGTTGA
- the trsA_2 gene encoding AMP-dependent synthetase and ligase: MSAATELLRHARERASGLRNQYRAAGVWSDRPLDVVRSAALRYPTRPALIGRGAEITYAALDGQVDQAVGALRDGGVGPSTSVVVVVGNDIGSVVAVHAAIRVDAVVLLVPRSAGATQVADIVARTGARFGLAPNWSPVVDGPLRDACAWIDIFRASDMSVSEGPMRPADEPSFVLYTSGTTSRPKGVIHSLSTLAKASANYIAAAGLGGDDRIFLISPLASVTGVLQALFIGPMLAVPVVLEDRWEPAATSDLLLSSGATWYGGPDRLLDRLLDEAVARGSVVPLRAVYLGGTMLDRRIVERVEDDFGIVVMRAYGSSEVPISTSGLRTESRAVRHADDGVALQDVDVRVGSAGDPGECCIKGPHAFLGYIDTEDDIDAFDGEWFRTGDVAEVSDHRVRIVGRIKDIVIRNGMKIPAAEVEEAVARIPGVRECAAYSVADATTGERLAVAMVLDDGVEMSLADVADALVGIGMPKYKLPEELVFWDGPLPLNANGKVQRNTLEARSKGRPRVLAARLA; encoded by the coding sequence ATGAGTGCGGCCACCGAGCTGCTGCGACACGCGCGGGAACGAGCGAGCGGTCTCAGGAACCAGTATCGTGCCGCCGGCGTCTGGTCGGACCGGCCGCTCGACGTCGTGCGGTCGGCCGCCCTGCGGTATCCGACACGACCGGCGCTGATCGGTCGCGGTGCCGAAATCACCTACGCAGCACTGGATGGACAGGTCGATCAGGCGGTCGGTGCGCTTCGTGACGGCGGTGTCGGCCCGTCGACATCTGTCGTGGTCGTGGTCGGCAACGACATCGGTTCGGTCGTCGCCGTACACGCCGCCATCCGTGTCGACGCGGTGGTACTGCTCGTGCCGCGCAGCGCGGGCGCGACACAGGTCGCCGACATCGTGGCCCGGACCGGGGCCCGGTTCGGCCTGGCCCCGAATTGGTCTCCCGTCGTCGACGGACCCTTGCGTGACGCGTGTGCCTGGATCGACATCTTCCGCGCCTCGGACATGTCGGTAAGCGAGGGGCCCATGCGGCCCGCCGACGAGCCGTCTTTTGTCCTCTACACCTCCGGCACGACGTCTCGGCCCAAGGGCGTCATCCATTCGCTGAGCACGCTTGCCAAGGCGTCTGCCAACTACATTGCCGCCGCCGGACTTGGCGGGGATGACCGCATCTTCCTCATCAGCCCGCTCGCCTCGGTGACCGGTGTGCTGCAGGCGCTGTTCATCGGACCCATGCTCGCCGTGCCGGTGGTGCTGGAGGATCGCTGGGAGCCCGCCGCGACGTCTGATCTTCTGTTGTCCTCCGGCGCAACGTGGTACGGCGGTCCGGATCGGTTGCTCGACCGTCTGCTCGACGAAGCGGTCGCCAGGGGGAGCGTCGTGCCGCTGCGGGCGGTCTATCTCGGTGGCACCATGCTCGACAGGCGCATCGTCGAACGGGTCGAGGACGACTTCGGCATCGTCGTGATGCGGGCGTACGGATCGTCGGAGGTGCCGATCAGCACGTCGGGGCTACGCACCGAGAGCAGGGCGGTGCGTCACGCGGATGACGGTGTGGCGCTGCAGGATGTCGATGTGCGGGTGGGGTCGGCCGGGGACCCGGGCGAGTGCTGCATCAAGGGTCCGCATGCATTTCTCGGTTACATCGATACCGAGGACGACATCGACGCGTTCGACGGGGAGTGGTTCCGAACCGGTGACGTGGCCGAGGTCAGCGATCACCGCGTGCGCATCGTCGGGCGGATCAAGGACATCGTGATCCGCAACGGCATGAAGATTCCCGCGGCGGAAGTCGAGGAGGCCGTGGCTCGAATCCCAGGTGTGCGTGAGTGCGCGGCTTATTCGGTTGCCGACGCGACCACCGGCGAACGGCTGGCGGTGGCGATGGTACTCGACGACGGCGTCGAGATGTCGCTCGCCGATGTGGCGGATGCTCTGGTCGGAATCGGCATGCCGAAGTACAAGCTGCCCGAGGAGCTGGTGTTCTGGGATGGACCATTGCCGCTCAACGCCAACGGCAAGGTGCAACGCAATACGCTCGAGGCGCGTTCGAAGGGTCGGCCGCGGGTACTCGCCGCCCGCCTTGCGTAG
- a CDS encoding putative nucleic-acid-binding protein containing a Zn-ribbon yields MQSPSGPNRPTMDSDSESWWAAVQDRTLLINECGSCSRNSLYARPFCPYCWSEDVCLAPASGRSRLYTWSVIHQNAAPFDAVPYVVAMVDLEEGPRLMTQIVDCPVDQLCAGMELEIAFREDDDGFVVPVFRP; encoded by the coding sequence ATGCAGTCGCCGAGCGGTCCGAACCGCCCGACCATGGACAGCGACAGTGAAAGTTGGTGGGCGGCGGTCCAGGATCGCACTCTGCTGATCAACGAATGCGGCTCCTGCAGCCGAAATTCGTTGTACGCCCGCCCCTTCTGCCCTTACTGCTGGAGCGAGGACGTGTGCCTCGCGCCGGCGTCCGGACGGTCGCGCCTCTACACCTGGAGCGTCATCCACCAGAACGCCGCACCGTTCGACGCCGTGCCCTACGTCGTCGCGATGGTCGACCTCGAGGAGGGTCCCCGCCTCATGACTCAGATCGTCGACTGCCCGGTCGATCAACTCTGCGCCGGAATGGAGCTCGAGATCGCGTTCCGCGAGGACGACGACGGATTCGTCGTACCGGTTTTTCGGCCGTAA
- a CDS encoding peroxisomal multifunctional enzyme A codes for MSPLTFDDQVAVVTGAGGGLGRCHALELARRGARVVVNDLGTAVDGEGASITAAQAVVDEITTGGGTAIANGDSVATEEGGAAIVAAAMDAFGRLDILVNNAGILRDAAFKNMTAEQVDAVISVHLAGAFNVTRAAWPVMREQNYGRIVQTTSGTGLFGNFGQANYGAAKMGLVGMMHVLAIEGARNGIAINAIAPIARTRMTEDIMGEAGKAMDPELVTPVVVYLSHRDCDRTAHIYSVGAGKVSRVFIGVTKGIENHSLTAELVAETIDEIDDSTTFTIRGGPATG; via the coding sequence ATGTCACCTTTGACCTTCGATGATCAGGTTGCCGTTGTCACCGGTGCGGGCGGAGGGCTCGGGCGCTGTCACGCACTCGAACTCGCCCGTCGCGGTGCCCGCGTCGTGGTCAACGATCTCGGCACCGCCGTCGACGGAGAAGGCGCCTCGATTACGGCGGCGCAGGCGGTGGTCGACGAGATCACCACCGGGGGCGGCACCGCGATCGCCAACGGCGACTCCGTCGCGACGGAGGAGGGTGGTGCGGCGATCGTCGCAGCGGCGATGGACGCCTTCGGACGACTCGACATCCTCGTCAACAACGCGGGCATTCTCCGCGATGCAGCGTTCAAGAACATGACCGCCGAGCAGGTGGACGCGGTGATCTCGGTCCACCTGGCCGGCGCCTTCAACGTGACGCGCGCCGCGTGGCCCGTCATGCGCGAGCAGAATTACGGGCGGATTGTTCAAACCACCTCTGGCACAGGTCTGTTCGGGAACTTCGGGCAAGCTAATTACGGTGCCGCGAAGATGGGGCTGGTCGGGATGATGCACGTGTTGGCGATCGAGGGCGCGCGAAACGGCATCGCCATCAATGCCATCGCGCCGATCGCTCGAACCCGGATGACCGAGGACATCATGGGCGAGGCCGGCAAGGCGATGGACCCGGAGTTGGTGACACCCGTGGTGGTCTATCTGTCGCACCGGGACTGCGATCGCACCGCTCACATCTACTCCGTGGGTGCCGGCAAGGTGTCGCGGGTGTTCATCGGTGTCACCAAAGGTATCGAGAATCATTCACTTACAGCTGAATTGGTGGCAGAGACGATCGACGAGATCGACGACAGCACGACCTTCACCATTCGCGGGGGCCCTGCGACCGGTTGA